The genomic stretch TGCCGACTTGTTGCAGACCGGCTCGCCATTTGCATCAAGCAGCGCCGTAATGCCGTATCCGCTACCGTTTTCAACTTCGAGATACTTGCAGTCGGTTTCTGTGTCGGTCAGAATGTAGTACGCGCTTTCACCTCTTGTCCAACCGCCACTTTGTTTGAAACGTTGTTTGCTTGTCTCCGATTCCGCCTGCTCACCACATCCGACCGCCATCAAAGCGTAGAGTACAAGCACAGTACCTGCCGCTATCTTCATCCCGTTTCTCCCCTCTCGTATAACTTCTTGCCCCATTGCTGCTCTGCCCACTTCCGAGCGGCCATCCCAGCTTTTTTCGTGCCGCTGATGGGTGCCCCAACTCGGAGGCATTCGTCTACGAACTCCTGGTCGTCGTCGTGAAATTTCTTTCCCGATTGGTGTAGCTGCCAGTGGACGAGCTCGTGCAGGAGGTTGTCCAAAACCTCGTAGCGCGTGAGAGTACGATTCACATAGTGACTCATCTGGATGACTACCGTTTTCTCTGGTGCATTCGGCCAGATCAAGTAGCAAGCTTGTCTGTTTTTCCACTTGGCGTTAGTAAGTTCGATCTCTCCGGTGTAGTCCACGCCCCAGTGTTTTTGGGACAGCTCATTAGCGGCTTTTTTCAGCTGCTCCAACGTGAGATCACCTCTCATACTCAGTACCCAGTAGCCTGCCGCAGAGTATCGAGGGCATGTTGCCGATCAAGCGCTTCGATCATGGCAACAGCAACCGCCGCTACTTGCACCGCTTCGGCCCGCATGTTTTCGTAGCCGCCTTTCAGTCGCTCAGTCGGCCCATTGTCGAAATGCGTTTCGAGTACCGCCTGGCTGAGTTCCCCGAACTCCTCCCCTAGGATGCCGATCCAAACGATCGGGTCGTGGTTCTGTTCTCCCCACTTGGCGTCTTGGCGTGCTCGTTCTTCGGCTATGCTTTGCAACACTTCGTTCATGTGGTTGTCTCCCCTCTGATCAGTTGTAGCTTAGGCCGCCCTGCCTTCTGTACGTCCAGAACACGGAACGTAAAGTCGATCTTTACGCCTTGCAGACCTTTCGTGGTCTTCCACCACTCCGTTGAGTGAACGGTCAGAACTTGCACCTCGACTTCCTCTCCATCTGGCATAATCAATTCCAACTTGTCGCGAGCTTTTGGAATCTCCTCGTGAAATGGAATTCCGAGCCGATTTCGCTCAACCCGGTCGTGTTCGGTACACGTGCAGCGCTTTACTTCATCACCAGTTCTAGCGCACCGTTCCCGCCCTGCTCCGTCAACGTAGGTGGTCGGCTTACCCACTCCACTCACCTCCTGCTCGGTCTTGCCAGCGTCACGCTTAACCGCCCGGTGATGAAGGCGCGGCCATTCGTGTGCTTCCCGCGCTTGGTGAACGTACCGAAGCGCACGATGCGCCCATTGTCCCGCCACGGGTCGTTCGGGAGTGTTGCCCATGAGAGCAGCACCCCGAACCATTTCACGGCCACAATCAGCGACACAAAGTCTACCGCTCGGTGCCATTTGATCTTCATCTCGCCACCACCGATGTCGGCCACTCCCGCCGCTCCGGCGCATGCAGTCTTTTGAGCACTTCATCCAACTCCTCTGGCGACAGGATGCGTGTTGTCACCTCTCCTGCGCCAGTTCCTTGGCGTTTGCGGTCGTTCAGCTCGATGGGCTGACCTTTGCCATGTGTCCGTCCGTTCACACGAACTCACCGCCATTCATCGGCTCCATGATGCGCTCCAGCTCGGGTGGTGCCATCTTGACCAAAAGCCGCGCCTCCGTCTCCCAAAGGTCTTCGCCGATCAGCGAACCATACTCGGCCCCTTCTGCGAACTCCCATACTCTGAACTTGCGGAATTCCATGCTGTTAACGCCCCTTTCCACCTACCAGTTGGCGGACACGTCGTTTGTTCTTGCTGTTTCGCTCATACTCGAACATCCATACTTGATCAGGATTCAGAGCAAAGTTTGCCTCAGACCAGAGAATCCTCGCTCTCGGTTTGATTCCGAATGTCTTGGCTGCTTCTTCATCGGTGAGGATGGTCTTCATTCATGCTCACCATCTTCCGGCCAGCAATCGTCACACGGACCACCAAGCGGATCACCGCAACCGTCGCAGGTTTCGCAGTCGATATTTGACTGATCCGATAGTCGAGCCACCTCTTTCAAGGCATCGCCTTGCTCTTTTTCGATCTTCTCATGCCGAGCGATCCGCTCCGCTTGCTTGGCGTTTTGCTGTTCCAGCCATGCGATGTGGCCGAGGAGGTCCCCGATCGTGTTCCGCGATGCGTAGTCATCTCGGTTCTCTGCGATCTTCGCCACCTCTTCAGGAGTGAGTTGCTTTGCTTTGATCATGCAGTGGTCTCTCCTTTCTGACGCGCATCAAGCAACAGGGGTTTGAGTGCAT from Tumebacillus algifaecis encodes the following:
- a CDS encoding DUF6440 family protein, giving the protein MKIAAGTVLVLYALMAVGCGEQAESETSKQRFKQSGGWTRGESAYYILTDTETDCKYLEVENGSGYGITALLDANGEPVCNKSAQRSNGK
- a CDS encoding SprT family zinc-dependent metalloprotease codes for the protein MEQLKKAANELSQKHWGVDYTGEIELTNAKWKNRQACYLIWPNAPEKTVVIQMSHYVNRTLTRYEVLDNLLHELVHWQLHQSGKKFHDDDQEFVDECLRVGAPISGTKKAGMAARKWAEQQWGKKLYERGETG
- a CDS encoding nucleoside triphosphate pyrophosphohydrolase family protein, which codes for MNEVLQSIAEERARQDAKWGEQNHDPIVWIGILGEEFGELSQAVLETHFDNGPTERLKGGYENMRAEAVQVAAVAVAMIEALDRQHALDTLRQATGY